From Actinomycetota bacterium, a single genomic window includes:
- a CDS encoding DUF309 domain-containing protein produces the protein MSDDRPRDVRRFDRDRDAAGRPENARPRDLLGQPLPYGTERTDLARDWEYDTVEEALATGVELWNHERYFEAHECLEDVWHRALDPDRLFWQGVIQVAVACCHHQRGNADGASALFDRAADKLEAYPDVHHGVDVEQLRVFARGAAEAVRQAGFTVEIGYPEFPAMDDGPWFERGAAATPLGRSDERRTT, from the coding sequence GTGTCCGATGACCGACCACGTGACGTGCGCCGGTTCGACCGCGACCGCGATGCGGCGGGGCGGCCCGAGAACGCGCGACCGCGCGACCTGCTCGGGCAGCCACTGCCGTACGGGACGGAGCGGACCGATCTGGCGAGGGACTGGGAGTACGACACCGTCGAGGAGGCGCTCGCGACCGGTGTGGAGCTGTGGAACCACGAGCGCTACTTCGAGGCGCACGAGTGCCTCGAGGATGTGTGGCACCGCGCCCTGGACCCCGACCGGCTGTTCTGGCAGGGCGTGATCCAGGTGGCGGTTGCGTGCTGCCACCACCAGCGCGGCAACGCCGACGGCGCGAGCGCGCTGTTCGACCGCGCCGCCGACAAGCTCGAGGCGTACCCGGATGTGCACCACGGCGTGGACGTGGAGCAGCTGCGGGTCTTCGCGCGCGGCGCCGCGGAGGCGGTTCGCCAGGCCGGCTTCACGGTCGAGATCGGCTACCCGGAGTTCCCAGCGATGGACGACGGCCCGTGGTTCGAGCGGGGCGCCGCCGCCACGCCTCTGGGAAGGTCGGATGAACGGCGCACGACGTGA
- a CDS encoding DUF3152 domain-containing protein, which yields MSPTSSPEPRGTEVRYRVEVLASELDPAAVTATIDAILTDPRGWRRAGFLFVLADGGEHVITVAEGPEVDARCAPYDTGGRYSCQLGPTVNLNADRWRTATPQWPGSLEDYRVMLVNHEVGHLIGLHHPRPQCPGAGLPAPIMAQQSTELGECLANPWPLQWEIDLAASGTEPFAPGYESDPPGRPSPPPVTR from the coding sequence ATGTCCCCGACGTCGTCTCCGGAACCGCGCGGGACCGAGGTCCGCTACCGCGTCGAGGTGCTCGCGTCGGAGCTCGACCCGGCCGCGGTGACCGCTACGATCGATGCCATCCTGACCGATCCCCGCGGGTGGAGGCGTGCCGGCTTCCTCTTCGTCCTCGCCGATGGTGGGGAGCACGTCATCACGGTCGCGGAGGGCCCCGAGGTCGACGCGCGCTGCGCCCCCTACGACACGGGCGGTCGCTACTCGTGCCAGCTCGGCCCCACCGTCAACCTGAACGCGGACCGCTGGCGGACCGCGACGCCGCAGTGGCCCGGTTCGCTGGAGGACTACCGCGTCATGCTCGTCAACCACGAGGTGGGACACCTGATCGGACTGCACCACCCCAGGCCACAGTGTCCAGGTGCGGGTCTCCCCGCTCCCATCATGGCGCAGCAGTCCACCGAGCTGGGCGAGTGCCTGGCGAACCCCTGGCCGCTGCAGTGGGAGATCGACCTCGCAGCGAGCGGCACGGAGCCGTTCGCACCCGGCTACGAGTCCGACCCGCCGGGGCGGCCCTCACCTCCGCCGGTCACGCGGTGA
- the mutM gene encoding bifunctional DNA-formamidopyrimidine glycosylase/DNA-(apurinic or apyrimidinic site) lyase: MPELPEVESVRRQLAPELTGRTIVDVWWDHHPQQRFNDVDDAVGGRVIAVERRGKFLLLPLVEAGAGGEPDQELVLHLGMTGSFAFDRRDAYARATFDLDDGRTLVFRDPRRFGRVSVVPAGDHASIPTLAALGPEPLTDDFDPDTFAARLSATTAPVKAALLGQRLVAGVGNIYADEALWRARIHPLSRRVGRSRAQALHGAIRAVLSEAVEREGTTFRDYRMVNGESGRNADFLDAYGQEGLPCRRCGTPMRKIVVAQRGTTYCARCQRP, encoded by the coding sequence GTGCCCGAGCTGCCCGAGGTCGAATCCGTCCGCCGTCAGCTCGCTCCCGAGCTGACGGGCCGGACGATCGTCGATGTGTGGTGGGACCATCACCCCCAGCAGCGCTTCAACGACGTCGACGACGCGGTCGGGGGCCGCGTGATCGCGGTCGAGCGACGTGGCAAGTTCCTGCTGCTGCCCCTGGTCGAGGCTGGCGCCGGTGGCGAGCCCGACCAGGAACTGGTGCTGCACCTCGGGATGACGGGTTCGTTCGCGTTCGACCGCCGTGATGCCTACGCCCGCGCGACCTTCGATCTCGATGACGGTCGCACGTTGGTGTTCCGTGATCCACGCCGCTTCGGCAGGGTCTCGGTGGTCCCCGCTGGCGACCACGCCTCGATCCCGACGCTGGCCGCGCTGGGACCCGAGCCGCTCACCGACGACTTCGACCCGGACACGTTCGCGGCCCGGCTCAGCGCGACGACAGCACCGGTCAAGGCTGCGCTGCTCGGGCAGCGTCTGGTCGCGGGGGTGGGCAACATCTACGCCGACGAGGCGCTCTGGCGGGCCCGCATCCACCCGCTGTCGCGTCGGGTCGGACGCTCACGAGCCCAGGCGCTCCACGGCGCCATCCGTGCCGTGCTGAGCGAGGCGGTGGAGCGTGAGGGCACGACCTTCCGCGACTACCGGATGGTGAACGGCGAGAGCGGTCGCAACGCCGACTTCCTCGACGCCTACGGCCAGGAGGGCCTGCCCTGCCGTCGCTGCGGTACCCCGATGCGCAAGATCGTCGTCGCGCAGCGGGGCACGACCTACTGCGCCCGGTGTCAGCGCCCGTGA
- a CDS encoding catalase-peroxidase (has catalase and peroxidase activities), whose protein sequence is MSESENPVIPAPEPERTRPRSNRDWWPDQLALQVLHQHSHRANPMGEDYDYAEEFEDLNVEALKRDVFEVMTTSQDWWPADYGHYGPLFIRMSWHAA, encoded by the coding sequence GTGTCTGAGAGCGAGAACCCCGTCATCCCCGCCCCGGAGCCTGAGCGGACCCGGCCCAGGTCGAACCGGGACTGGTGGCCCGACCAGCTTGCCCTTCAGGTGCTCCACCAGCACTCGCACCGGGCCAACCCCATGGGCGAGGACTACGACTACGCCGAGGAGTTCGAGGACCTCAACGTCGAAGCGCTGAAGCGGGACGTCTTCGAGGTCATGACGACGTCGCAGGACTGGTGGCCCGCCGACTACGGCCACTACGGGCCGCTGTTCATCCGGATGAGCTGGCACGCTGCTG
- a CDS encoding 3-keto-5-aminohexanoate cleavage protein — MAFSDPCVVTCAISGAVTTKQQHDAIPYTPEEYGKEARGARDAGAAVVHIHARTPDGTPTWEVEHYRAITDAILEAAPDIIINYSTGAVGVPLETRLRFLRELKPEMGALNMGSMNYAKWSNSRDDFVFNFIFENSFDDIMAFVETMHDNDILPEMECFDVGHVESIEPLVAKGWLREPMQFSLILGVLGGIQADPRNLAHLASRVPPGSNWEVIGISRDQWMLIAAAASLGGNVRAGLEDNFYLANGDLASGNGALIAQAVSIVEAQGRRTATPNEARELLGLPIPDRAR; from the coding sequence ATGGCGTTCTCGGATCCGTGTGTGGTGACCTGTGCCATCAGCGGCGCGGTCACCACGAAGCAGCAGCACGACGCGATCCCCTACACCCCGGAGGAGTACGGCAAGGAGGCCCGTGGGGCGCGAGACGCGGGCGCCGCCGTGGTGCACATCCACGCCCGGACCCCCGACGGGACGCCGACCTGGGAGGTGGAGCACTACCGCGCCATCACCGACGCCATCCTCGAGGCCGCCCCCGACATCATCATCAACTACTCGACCGGAGCCGTCGGTGTGCCCCTCGAGACCCGCCTGCGGTTCCTGCGCGAGTTGAAGCCGGAGATGGGCGCGCTCAACATGGGCTCGATGAACTACGCGAAGTGGTCCAACTCGCGCGACGACTTCGTGTTCAACTTCATCTTCGAGAACTCGTTCGACGACATCATGGCGTTCGTCGAGACCATGCACGACAACGACATCCTGCCGGAGATGGAGTGCTTCGACGTCGGCCACGTCGAGTCCATCGAGCCGCTGGTGGCCAAGGGATGGCTGCGCGAACCGATGCAGTTCTCGCTCATCCTGGGGGTCCTCGGCGGTATCCAGGCCGACCCGCGCAACCTCGCGCACCTGGCGTCGCGGGTGCCGCCGGGCTCGAACTGGGAGGTCATCGGCATCAGCCGGGACCAGTGGATGCTGATCGCCGCCGCCGCGTCGCTGGGCGGCAACGTGCGGGCCGGACTCGAGGACAACTTCTACCTGGCGAACGGCGACTTGGCGTCGGGCAACGGGGCGTTGATCGCCCAGGCCGTGTCGATCGTCGAAGCGCAGGGCCGGCGCACCGCCACCCCCAACGAAGCACGCGAGCTGCTGGGTCTTCCGATCCCCGACCGCGCCCGCTGA
- a CDS encoding WhiB family transcriptional regulator: protein MAVSPTLFGVDHPYAGGGWQERAACRDADIDLFFSLDEDDQRRALEFCQSCPVRRECLEHAIQEREMYGIWGGMQESERRAIIRDLRRREREERDRRKQHDAA, encoded by the coding sequence GTGGCCGTTTCCCCCACGCTCTTCGGCGTCGACCACCCCTACGCCGGCGGTGGTTGGCAGGAGCGCGCGGCCTGCCGCGACGCGGACATCGATCTGTTCTTCTCCCTCGACGAGGACGACCAGCGCCGCGCTCTGGAGTTCTGCCAGTCCTGCCCTGTCCGTCGCGAGTGCCTCGAGCACGCGATCCAGGAGCGCGAGATGTACGGCATCTGGGGCGGCATGCAGGAATCCGAACGCCGCGCCATCATCCGAGACCTACGACGTCGCGAACGCGAGGAACGCGACCGTCGTAAGCAGCACGATGCCGCGTAG
- a CDS encoding response regulator — MRVLIVSEDPAVRSRAATALHLHGEADVVHASGAEEAHALVTAGSFDVIVMDGDLSPEGGFSVLYEIRAQGELRGELTPPAVVMAGRADDRWLGDWAGANVVLVKPVDPFVLAARVAELVGAAPAPADAGDESGGEVRAARHDGIAPGT; from the coding sequence GTGCGCGTCCTGATCGTGTCCGAGGATCCCGCCGTGCGCTCACGCGCGGCGACCGCGCTGCACCTGCACGGGGAGGCGGACGTCGTCCACGCCAGTGGGGCCGAGGAGGCGCACGCCCTGGTCACGGCAGGCTCGTTCGACGTGATCGTGATGGACGGCGACCTGTCGCCCGAGGGCGGGTTCTCGGTGCTGTACGAGATCCGTGCTCAGGGCGAGCTCCGCGGGGAACTCACCCCGCCGGCCGTGGTGATGGCGGGGCGAGCCGATGACCGGTGGTTGGGAGACTGGGCGGGCGCCAACGTCGTGCTGGTCAAGCCGGTGGACCCCTTCGTGCTCGCGGCGCGGGTCGCGGAACTCGTCGGCGCGGCACCGGCTCCCGCGGATGCTGGCGACGAGTCCGGAGGGGAGGTCCGGGCCGCACGCCACGACGGCATCGCGCCCGGCACCTGA
- a CDS encoding beta-propeller domain-containing protein: MVVLAAGVAQVVTQEPAPLEPGPAPIAVGHAAALRTFEACDDALAHIRAEAADRVGPWGLEGQYWALADGQAVAAEGDATSGAGLDDAAAPAARVAGADYSTTNVQEVGVDEPDLVKTDGSYLYTVVQGRLRVLDVRGADPAVVHDEPLGNSWDHQLLLDGDRLLVLSSRSGVFAGREAPVDQPMSDVAFTPVHDLGTATATLYDVSDPAAPHEIERLDVEGWRVAARMIDGVARLVVRADPAGMPWAFPMEGGPEQERAALAANRELVMRSTLSDWLPAAVHTDRTGATPLVSREPIVPCDRIHTPVEFSGFGSLSVLTLDLAGGWDDAEAATVLAGGDTVYASATSLYVATNRWIEQAADGQMGDGADDAIWRPWVPGATQTDLHVFDIADASGATYLGSGSVPGQLLNQFSMSEHDGYLRVATTVEATPERPSQSAVRVLELRGDRLAEVGSVGGLGLDERIYAVRYLGDVAYVVTFRETDPLYTVDLSDPTAPHVRGELKILGYSAYLHPVGDGLLLGIGQDATEQGQTLGTQVSLFDVSDLDAPRRVANTTVQQGYSDAEYDHHAFLWWAPTGMAMLPVSIWSDTGSWSGAIGLRVDTGARTLDRVGQVSHDSILNGAVAQSDPAADPAALEEARVALAEGWVPPIVRSVVIDGSVYTFSEIGLVVADLDTLEVESSLAW; encoded by the coding sequence GTGGTCGTCCTCGCGGCGGGGGTGGCGCAGGTGGTGACGCAGGAGCCGGCGCCGCTGGAACCCGGTCCGGCACCGATCGCGGTCGGACACGCTGCCGCGCTGCGGACCTTCGAGGCCTGCGATGACGCGCTCGCGCACATCCGCGCGGAGGCGGCCGATCGCGTCGGACCGTGGGGCCTCGAGGGCCAGTACTGGGCGTTGGCCGACGGCCAGGCGGTCGCCGCCGAAGGCGATGCCACCAGTGGCGCGGGCCTCGACGACGCTGCAGCCCCGGCGGCACGCGTCGCGGGAGCGGACTACTCCACGACCAACGTCCAGGAGGTCGGGGTCGACGAGCCCGATCTGGTGAAGACCGATGGGTCCTACCTGTACACGGTCGTGCAGGGACGTCTGCGCGTCCTCGACGTGCGGGGGGCGGACCCCGCGGTTGTGCACGACGAGCCGCTCGGCAACTCGTGGGATCACCAGCTGCTGCTCGATGGCGATCGGCTGCTGGTCCTCAGCTCACGATCAGGCGTCTTCGCCGGCCGGGAGGCGCCCGTGGACCAGCCGATGTCGGACGTCGCCTTCACGCCGGTCCACGATCTCGGGACCGCCACCGCGACCCTCTACGACGTCAGTGATCCGGCCGCCCCGCACGAGATCGAACGCCTCGACGTGGAGGGTTGGCGCGTCGCCGCTCGGATGATCGACGGGGTGGCACGGCTGGTCGTGCGCGCGGACCCGGCCGGCATGCCCTGGGCGTTCCCGATGGAGGGCGGGCCAGAGCAGGAGCGGGCCGCGTTGGCGGCCAACCGTGAGCTCGTGATGCGTTCGACCCTGAGTGACTGGCTACCAGCGGCGGTCCACACCGATCGCACCGGCGCGACACCTCTCGTCAGCCGGGAACCGATCGTCCCCTGCGACCGTATCCACACGCCGGTCGAGTTCTCGGGGTTCGGATCGCTGTCGGTGCTGACGCTCGACCTCGCGGGCGGGTGGGACGATGCCGAGGCCGCCACCGTCCTCGCCGGAGGCGACACTGTCTACGCCTCGGCGACGTCGCTGTACGTCGCCACCAACCGGTGGATCGAGCAAGCCGCCGACGGGCAGATGGGGGACGGGGCCGACGACGCCATCTGGAGGCCGTGGGTTCCGGGAGCGACGCAGACGGACCTGCACGTGTTCGACATCGCCGACGCGTCGGGTGCGACCTACCTCGGGTCCGGCTCGGTGCCCGGTCAGCTGCTGAACCAGTTCTCGATGTCGGAGCACGACGGGTACCTGCGCGTCGCCACCACCGTGGAGGCCACCCCGGAGCGCCCCAGCCAGAGCGCGGTCCGGGTGCTCGAACTGCGTGGCGATCGCCTCGCCGAGGTCGGGTCCGTCGGTGGTCTGGGACTCGATGAGCGCATCTACGCGGTCCGCTACCTCGGCGACGTCGCGTACGTCGTCACGTTCCGCGAGACCGATCCCCTCTACACCGTCGACCTGTCCGACCCCACGGCCCCGCACGTCCGCGGCGAGCTGAAGATCCTGGGCTACTCGGCTTACCTGCACCCGGTCGGGGACGGCCTGCTGCTGGGCATCGGTCAGGACGCGACCGAGCAGGGGCAGACGCTCGGGACCCAGGTCTCGCTGTTCGACGTCAGCGATCTCGACGCGCCCCGCCGCGTCGCGAACACGACCGTGCAGCAGGGCTACTCCGACGCGGAGTACGACCACCACGCGTTCCTGTGGTGGGCGCCCACCGGGATGGCGATGCTGCCGGTCAGCATCTGGAGCGATACGGGATCGTGGTCAGGCGCCATCGGTTTGCGTGTGGACACCGGGGCGCGCACGCTCGACCGCGTCGGCCAGGTCAGCCACGACAGCATCCTGAACGGGGCGGTGGCGCAATCCGACCCGGCTGCGGACCCTGCTGCGCTGGAGGAAGCCAGGGTCGCTCTCGCCGAGGGTTGGGTCCCACCGATCGTACGCTCGGTCGTGATCGACGGGTCGGTGTACACGTTCAGCGAGATCGGCCTCGTCGTCGCCGATCTCGACACCCTCGAGGTGGAGTCGTCGCTGGCGTGGTGA
- a CDS encoding response regulator yields the protein MGPAPSQGDGERVLVVEDEDDLSQLVRINLELAGYTVDTAADGAEALASIRSDPPDLVLLDVMMPVLDGWQVLRSLKEHDATQDIPVVMLTALSQERDFIRGHLQGAIRYVTKPFEMATLLRAVEESLTEPDDEERDRRRERVRTLLQRLAELDSGRTGEGGVRWSKIERAPQPQGGQHAPTDEELTRLSRLTDKQRYVAEQLGWGRGARELADELGVSRSNVYATRKRIARKLGVPPDDVADTMARLLER from the coding sequence ATGGGGCCAGCACCCTCGCAGGGCGACGGCGAACGCGTCCTCGTCGTGGAGGACGAGGACGACCTGTCCCAGCTCGTCCGGATCAACCTCGAGCTCGCGGGGTACACCGTCGACACGGCGGCGGACGGGGCGGAGGCGCTGGCGAGCATCCGCAGCGACCCCCCCGACCTGGTCCTGCTCGACGTGATGATGCCCGTCCTCGACGGCTGGCAGGTGCTGCGATCGCTCAAGGAGCACGACGCCACACAGGACATCCCCGTCGTCATGCTGACCGCGCTCAGCCAGGAGCGCGACTTCATCCGCGGTCACCTCCAAGGAGCGATCCGCTACGTCACCAAGCCGTTCGAGATGGCGACGTTGCTCCGAGCGGTCGAGGAGAGCCTCACGGAGCCGGACGACGAGGAACGTGACCGTCGCCGTGAACGCGTCCGGACGTTGCTGCAGCGCCTGGCCGAGCTGGATTCGGGCCGCACCGGCGAGGGCGGTGTCCGCTGGTCCAAGATCGAGCGCGCCCCGCAGCCGCAGGGCGGTCAGCACGCTCCGACGGACGAGGAGCTGACACGCCTGTCGCGGCTCACCGACAAGCAGCGCTACGTCGCCGAGCAGCTCGGGTGGGGGCGCGGCGCCCGCGAGCTAGCCGACGAGTTGGGTGTGTCCCGGAGCAACGTGTACGCCACGCGCAAGCGCATCGCACGCAAGCTAGGGGTCCCTCCGGACGACGTCGCCGACACGATGGCGCGCCTGCTCGAGCGTTGA
- the trpD gene encoding anthranilate phosphoribosyltransferase: protein MLDGHDLSEEQAEAVLGAIMAGEAEPSQAAGFLVALRAKGETAAELAGLVRAMVAAAVPLEVSGPLVDTCGTGGDRAGTFNISTVSAVVVAAAGARVAKHGNRAASSACGSADLVEAWGIDLELPPAAVATTIEELGIGFLYARSFHPAMRHVGPIRQQLGIRTVFNVLGPLCNPAHAERQVVGVADAALAPVMAEALARLGRRAMVFRGSDGLDELTTTGPSDVWDVRDGEVTPGTITPDELDLPRVRPEDLLGGDLDTNVRIAERVLAGEPGPAADAVALNAAAALVVADVVSDLAAGVARAREVLSSGAAMELRDRWVARVRELQGEEMVDGD, encoded by the coding sequence CTGCTCGACGGTCACGATCTGAGCGAGGAGCAGGCCGAAGCGGTGCTGGGCGCGATCATGGCGGGCGAGGCCGAGCCGTCGCAGGCAGCCGGCTTCCTCGTGGCACTGCGCGCCAAGGGCGAGACCGCGGCCGAGCTGGCCGGCCTGGTCCGGGCGATGGTGGCGGCGGCGGTGCCGCTGGAGGTCTCCGGCCCCTTGGTGGACACCTGCGGCACGGGTGGTGACCGGGCGGGGACCTTCAACATCTCCACGGTGTCGGCCGTGGTGGTCGCGGCCGCCGGGGCGCGGGTGGCCAAGCACGGCAACCGAGCGGCATCGAGTGCCTGCGGATCGGCTGACCTGGTGGAGGCGTGGGGGATCGACCTCGAACTGCCCCCTGCTGCCGTCGCCACGACGATCGAGGAGCTCGGTATCGGGTTCCTCTACGCGCGGTCGTTCCACCCCGCGATGCGCCACGTCGGTCCCATCCGTCAGCAACTCGGCATCCGCACGGTGTTCAACGTCCTCGGCCCGCTGTGCAACCCGGCTCACGCCGAGCGGCAGGTCGTCGGGGTCGCCGACGCGGCCCTCGCCCCGGTGATGGCCGAGGCACTGGCCCGGCTCGGTCGACGGGCGATGGTCTTCCGGGGTTCCGACGGGCTCGACGAGCTGACGACCACCGGCCCCAGTGACGTGTGGGATGTGCGGGACGGCGAGGTCACACCGGGCACGATCACCCCGGACGAGCTCGATCTGCCCCGCGTGCGCCCCGAGGATCTGCTCGGGGGGGACCTCGACACGAACGTCCGGATCGCCGAGCGGGTGCTGGCTGGCGAGCCGGGACCCGCTGCCGACGCGGTGGCCCTCAACGCCGCGGCGGCGCTCGTCGTGGCCGACGTCGTCTCCGACCTCGCCGCAGGCGTGGCCCGCGCTCGAGAGGTGCTGTCCTCGGGAGCGGCCATGGAGCTGCGCGACCGGTGGGTGGCGCGAGTCCGCGAGCTGCAGGGCGAGGAGATGGTGGACGGTGACTGA
- a CDS encoding tRNA-binding protein has protein sequence MARKPEVEPGDFFSIDLRVGRVVAVEQFPEARKPAWRIRVDFGPVVGELASSAQITNYSADELNGRLVAAAINLGEKRIAGFVSQFLVLGALEPDGTVRLLEIPEDVVPGSPIA, from the coding sequence CTGGCGCGCAAACCGGAGGTCGAACCCGGTGACTTCTTCTCGATCGACCTGCGTGTCGGGCGTGTGGTCGCGGTCGAGCAGTTCCCGGAGGCGCGCAAGCCGGCGTGGAGGATCCGGGTCGACTTCGGACCGGTCGTCGGCGAACTGGCCTCCAGCGCCCAGATCACCAACTACTCGGCTGACGAGTTGAACGGACGGCTCGTCGCGGCCGCGATAAACCTGGGGGAGAAGCGCATCGCCGGCTTCGTGAGCCAGTTCCTGGTCCTCGGGGCGCTCGAGCCCGACGGCACCGTCCGGCTGCTCGAGATCCCCGAAGACGTCGTGCCCGGATCGCCGATCGCCTGA
- a CDS encoding DEDD exonuclease domain-containing protein, which translates to MVGETAGATQRSFEDLGPALIHVTFVVVDLETTGLSPASDRITEVGAVKVRAGEVLGEFHTLVHPGRRVPAAVTAVTGITDAMVRSSPPIEAVLPSLLEFLRDGVLVAHNAGFDVGFLDHELARSGRPRLTNTVVDTARLARRALGGEVRDCRLSTLARHLRSRFTPEHRALADARATVDVLHGLLERTGSLGVVTLEDLLDYCRSTSDPLFRKVDLVRSAPDAAGVYRFLDERGETLYVGKARNLRQRLRRYFGQDRRRRIADMVRLTARVEWDLAPTDLEAQVREVRAIQDERPRFNRRSRHPQRAVFVKLTRERFPRLSIVTQPRDDGAHYLGPVASRRTAEEFVEAVHEAIPLRQCTMRIRVAQDHGACVLKELGRCGAPCDGTQSVDDYGATVGRYVSALTGDVDALLGPLRTRMLQLARTGRFERAAGVRARLHTAATLLREARRLDSLARVPELLAACPSEEGWEIALIRQGRLVATEVAATLPHVDELRLRLGALPHPPPGPGPIGPDAVAELRLVRSWLDDGAVVLWSDGTYAEPVAGGAALAITRREARHVERAVRRDRQVLSGTKVARRGA; encoded by the coding sequence GTGGTGGGCGAGACCGCCGGGGCGACGCAGCGATCGTTCGAGGACCTCGGTCCGGCGCTCATCCACGTCACCTTCGTAGTCGTGGATCTCGAGACCACGGGTCTGTCACCGGCGAGCGATCGCATCACGGAGGTCGGGGCGGTGAAGGTCCGTGCTGGTGAGGTGCTGGGCGAGTTCCACACCCTGGTCCACCCCGGGCGCCGAGTGCCGGCGGCGGTCACGGCCGTGACCGGGATCACGGACGCGATGGTGCGCTCGAGCCCGCCGATCGAGGCCGTCCTGCCCAGCTTGCTCGAGTTCCTCCGTGACGGGGTCCTGGTCGCGCACAACGCCGGCTTCGACGTCGGCTTCCTGGACCACGAGCTGGCACGCAGCGGACGGCCTCGGTTGACCAACACGGTCGTGGACACCGCACGGTTGGCCCGCCGGGCTCTGGGCGGCGAGGTTCGCGACTGCCGTCTGAGCACCCTGGCTCGCCACCTCCGCAGCCGCTTCACACCCGAGCATCGGGCGCTGGCCGATGCGCGTGCCACCGTCGACGTCCTCCACGGCCTGCTCGAGCGCACCGGGAGCCTCGGGGTCGTCACGCTCGAGGACCTGCTCGACTACTGCCGCTCGACGTCCGACCCGCTGTTCCGGAAGGTGGACCTCGTCAGGTCCGCACCGGATGCGGCTGGCGTGTACCGCTTCCTCGACGAGCGCGGCGAGACGCTCTACGTGGGCAAGGCCAGGAACCTGCGCCAGCGTCTCCGTCGCTACTTCGGCCAGGACCGGCGCCGACGGATCGCCGACATGGTGCGGCTGACGGCGCGGGTCGAGTGGGACCTCGCTCCGACCGACCTCGAGGCGCAGGTGCGTGAGGTGCGGGCCATCCAGGACGAGCGACCGCGCTTCAACCGCAGGTCACGTCACCCCCAGCGGGCCGTGTTCGTCAAGCTGACCCGCGAGCGCTTCCCGCGGCTGTCCATCGTGACCCAGCCGCGTGACGACGGGGCGCACTACCTCGGTCCGGTGGCGTCGCGACGAACCGCTGAGGAGTTCGTCGAGGCGGTGCACGAGGCCATCCCGTTGCGGCAGTGCACGATGCGGATCCGGGTGGCCCAGGACCACGGGGCGTGCGTGCTGAAGGAGCTCGGGCGCTGTGGTGCCCCGTGCGACGGCACGCAGTCCGTGGACGACTACGGCGCGACCGTCGGTCGGTACGTGTCCGCACTCACCGGCGACGTGGACGCGCTGCTCGGACCGTTGCGGACCCGGATGCTGCAGCTCGCGCGTACCGGGCGCTTCGAGCGGGCAGCCGGCGTGCGCGCACGCCTGCACACCGCGGCGACGCTGCTGCGCGAAGCGCGCCGGCTGGACAGCCTGGCGCGGGTGCCCGAGCTCCTCGCAGCGTGTCCCTCGGAGGAAGGCTGGGAGATCGCGCTGATCCGGCAGGGGCGACTCGTCGCAACCGAGGTCGCCGCGACCCTGCCGCACGTGGACGAGCTGCGCCTACGGTTGGGTGCGCTCCCCCACCCGCCCCCCGGTCCCGGACCGATCGGTCCCGACGCCGTCGCCGAGCTGCGTCTCGTGCGGTCGTGGCTCGACGACGGGGCGGTCGTGCTCTGGTCCGACGGGACGTACGCCGAACCCGTGGCGGGCGGCGCCGCCCTCGCGATCACCCGGCGCGAGGCCCGCCACGTCGAGCGTGCCGTACGGCGTGACCGGCAGGTGCTCAGCGGGACGAAGGTGGCACGCCGCGGGGCGTGA